One Podospora pseudopauciseta strain CBS 411.78 chromosome 5 map unlocalized CBS411.78m_5, whole genome shotgun sequence DNA window includes the following coding sequences:
- a CDS encoding uncharacterized protein (EggNog:ENOG503NZGA; COG:A), which yields MARHEKSIVFSFWMKSLDLVENLLKKHNIAFRRVDGSRSKNDGRASLHDFRTKDVPVLLMTFGTGSMGLNDLNVARRVHILEPQWNPSVENQAIGRVSRLSQTREVTVILYVMKKSIEEVSDFKPLFECTRGDADTPSNHRPPDRHSSPPTSPDFPSAARKRAAHDFRFPQTPSHIDPAAFAMHDKDQGRIAEALGRWEEGGV from the exons ATGGCGCGGCACGAGAAGAG TATCGTATTTTCTTTCTGGATGAAATCTCTTGACCTTGTCGAGAACCTCCTCAAGAAACACAATATCGCCTTTCGACGCGTCGACGGCTCGAGATCAAAGAACGACGGGAGGGCCTCGCTGCACGACTTTCGAACGAAAGATGTGCCGGTGCTCTTGATGACATTTGGAACGGGATCGATGGG GCTCAACGACCTGAATGTGGCGCGCCGCGTCCACATCCTCGAACCGCAATGGAACCCGTCTGTCGAGAACCAAGCCATCGGTCGCGTGTCGCGGCTCAGTCAGACGAGAGAAGTGACGGTGATTCTATatgtgatgaagaagagtATCGAAGAGGTGAGTGATTTCAAGCCGTTGTTTGAGTGCACTCGGGGTGATGCTGATACGCC AAGCAACCACCGACCTCCCGACCGTCATTCCTCCCCACCGACCTCCCCGGATTTTCCTTCCGCAGCTCGAAAGCGGGCCGCGCACGATTTCCGATTTCCCCAGACGCCAAGTCACATCGACCCCGCAGCTTTCGCGATGCATGACAAGGATCAGGGGAGGATTGCCGAGGCTCTAGGAcgttgggaggagggaggggtttga